A genomic segment from Streptomyces sp. TLI_235 encodes:
- a CDS encoding DNA-binding transcriptional LysR family regulator has translation MELDVRHLRVLCAIADTGSVRQAARRLGMTQPSLTTQLHRIERTIGGRLFTREQTGSRPTALGHSVLSRARPVISEMDALVAAAREEAAGPGRRRLRIGSVGSRAVAAWLRRVHDRLPDTDTTIHIDISAIALLHMVAAEQLDIAFVHESEGFPLRVPPGTEHRVLMAREPQFVALAEGHPAAGQPEVRLADLAGDTWMVDPTADHEYAALRRVFAEAGLDPRVVQVRDNATAAELVASGEAVRPCQPTSPPGPGTVLRPVHGDPLAVRLLLTWRPGAIGGPALDGLWTDLRRAYLDLASVNPAYRAWLRRHNRSLRHLLAPAGPH, from the coding sequence GTGGAGCTCGACGTCCGACACCTGCGGGTGCTGTGCGCGATCGCGGACACCGGCAGCGTCCGGCAGGCCGCCCGCCGGCTCGGCATGACCCAGCCGTCGCTCACCACCCAGCTGCACCGCATCGAACGGACCATCGGCGGAAGGCTGTTCACCCGCGAGCAGACCGGCAGCCGACCGACCGCGCTCGGCCACTCGGTGCTCTCCCGGGCCAGACCGGTGATCAGCGAGATGGACGCCCTGGTCGCCGCCGCCCGCGAGGAGGCCGCCGGGCCCGGCCGCCGCCGGCTGCGCATCGGCAGCGTCGGCAGCCGCGCCGTCGCCGCCTGGCTGCGCCGCGTCCACGACCGGCTCCCGGACACCGACACCACCATCCACATCGACATCTCGGCGATCGCCCTGCTGCACATGGTCGCCGCCGAACAGCTGGACATCGCCTTCGTGCACGAGAGCGAGGGCTTCCCGCTGCGCGTGCCGCCCGGCACCGAGCACCGGGTGCTGATGGCCCGCGAACCGCAGTTCGTCGCCCTCGCCGAGGGACACCCCGCGGCCGGCCAACCGGAGGTCAGACTCGCCGACCTCGCCGGCGACACCTGGATGGTCGATCCGACCGCCGACCACGAGTACGCGGCGCTGCGCCGGGTCTTCGCCGAGGCCGGTCTCGACCCGCGGGTCGTCCAGGTCCGGGACAACGCCACCGCCGCCGAACTCGTCGCCTCCGGCGAGGCCGTCCGCCCCTGCCAGCCCACGTCGCCGCCCGGCCCCGGTACCGTACTGCGGCCCGTGCACGGCGACCCGCTCGCCGTCCGGCTGCTGCTCACCTGGCGGCCCGGCGCGATCGGCGGCCCGGCCCTGGACGGGCTCTGGACCGACCTGCGGCGGGCCTATCTGGATCTGGCCAGCGTCAACCCCGCGTACCGCGCCTGGCTGCGCCGGCACAACCGGTCGCTGCGGCACCTGCTCGCCCCCGCCGGGCCGCACTGA
- a CDS encoding 5-oxoprolinase (ATP-hydrolysing) codes for MAAPGWQFWVDRGGTFTDVVARRPDGRIVTCKVLSEDRGRRDPAVSGIRALLGLGPDDPLDGVPIDAVRMGTTVATNALLERTGERTALVVTRGFGDALRIGYQNRPHIFAREIVLPEQLYERVVEADERITADGTVLRRPDLAALGEALRAAHRDGIRSVAVACLHSHLHPGHERLIGEAARAAGFTQVSLSSEVSPLMKLVPRGDTTVVDAYLSPVLRRYVDRVADRLRGVRLMFMQSNGGLAAAGHFRGKDAVLSGPAGGIVGMARMSELVGHDRVIGFDMGGTSTDVSHYAGAYERVFTTQVAGVRLRAPMLAIHTVAAGGGSVLHFDGSRYRVGPDSAGAVPGPACYRGGGPLTVTDANLMLGRIQADRFPRVFGPDGDQPLDLAAVRRRFTELAAEIRARTGDDRGPEEVAEGFLRIAVTNIANAVKRVSVQQGHDVTRYALTVFGGAGGQHACAVADALGIRTVIVPPMAGMLSALGIGLADTAVLREQSVEAVLEPAAMPRIEELAEELTAAARAELLAEDVPEDRIRTVRRAHLRYDGTDTAVPVDLAGADAMAAAFETEHRTLYSFLMDRPVVVESLAVEATGLTDPPDLASLGADTDPDAGAGATSGPEHVRLWTGGGRQRAALLRREELRPGQPVSGPAVITESGSTTVVDPGWRATRSPLGHLLMERAAAPEPADATAAADPVLLEVFNNLFMAIAQQMGARLESTAQSVNIKERLDFSCALFDPEGNLVANAPHIPVHLGSMGTTVKEVLRRRGGSFRPGDAYAVNDPYHGGTHLPDITVVTPVFDRAGERILFFVASRGHHAEIGGLTPGSMPAASRRIEEEGVLLDDWLLVQDGRLREAETRRLLTAGRYPSRNPDANLADLRAQIAANRKGVEEVGAMIDHFGLDVVQAYMRHVQDNAAEAVRRVVDRLEEGGCRYETDSGAVIEVRVTVDRRARTATVDFTGSSPQLAGNHNAPSAVVTAAVLYVFRTLVADDIPLNDGCLRPLRIVVPPGSMLAPEHPAAVVAGNVETSQALVGALYAALGVQAEGSGTMNNVSFGNRRHQYYETLGSGSGAGEGFDGAPVVQTHMTNSRLTDPEVLEWRLPVLLEEFAVRPGSGGAGRWRGGDGAVRRLRFREPMTVSLLTGHRRVPPYGLAGGAPGALGANRIERADGTVERLAGCDVAEVAAGDVLVVETPGGGGYGTPE; via the coding sequence GTGGCGGCACCGGGTTGGCAGTTCTGGGTGGACCGGGGCGGCACGTTCACCGACGTCGTCGCCCGGCGCCCGGACGGCCGGATCGTCACCTGCAAGGTGCTCTCCGAGGACCGCGGCCGGCGCGACCCGGCGGTCTCCGGCATCCGCGCACTGCTCGGTCTCGGCCCCGACGATCCGCTCGACGGCGTGCCGATCGACGCCGTCCGGATGGGCACCACGGTCGCCACCAACGCCTTGCTGGAACGCACCGGCGAGCGCACCGCCCTGGTGGTCACCCGCGGGTTCGGCGACGCCCTGCGGATCGGCTACCAGAACCGCCCGCACATCTTCGCCCGCGAGATCGTCCTGCCCGAGCAGCTGTACGAGCGGGTGGTCGAGGCGGACGAGCGGATCACCGCCGACGGCACCGTGCTGCGCCGTCCCGACTTGGCCGCCCTCGGCGAGGCGCTGCGCGCCGCGCACCGGGACGGCATCCGCTCGGTCGCGGTGGCCTGCCTGCACAGCCACCTGCACCCCGGGCACGAGCGGCTGATCGGCGAGGCGGCCCGCGCCGCCGGCTTCACCCAGGTCTCGCTCTCCAGCGAGGTCAGCCCGCTGATGAAGCTGGTGCCGCGCGGCGACACGACGGTGGTGGACGCCTACCTCTCGCCGGTGCTGCGCCGCTACGTCGACCGGGTGGCGGACCGGCTGCGGGGGGTGCGGCTGATGTTCATGCAGTCCAACGGCGGGCTGGCCGCGGCCGGGCACTTCCGCGGCAAGGACGCCGTCCTCTCCGGCCCGGCCGGCGGGATCGTCGGGATGGCCCGGATGTCCGAACTCGTCGGCCACGACCGGGTGATCGGCTTCGACATGGGCGGCACCTCGACCGACGTCTCGCACTACGCGGGCGCCTACGAGCGGGTGTTCACCACCCAGGTGGCCGGGGTGCGGCTGCGCGCCCCGATGCTGGCGATCCACACGGTGGCGGCCGGCGGCGGCTCGGTGCTGCACTTCGACGGCAGCCGCTACCGGGTCGGCCCGGACTCGGCCGGCGCGGTGCCCGGCCCGGCCTGCTACCGCGGCGGCGGCCCGCTCACCGTCACCGACGCCAACCTGATGCTGGGCCGGATCCAGGCCGACCGCTTCCCACGGGTGTTCGGGCCGGACGGCGACCAGCCGCTCGACCTGGCCGCCGTCCGGCGGCGGTTCACCGAGCTCGCCGCGGAGATCCGGGCCCGCACCGGTGACGACCGGGGCCCGGAGGAGGTCGCCGAGGGCTTCCTGCGGATCGCCGTCACCAACATCGCCAACGCGGTGAAGCGGGTCTCCGTCCAGCAGGGCCACGACGTCACCCGGTACGCGCTGACCGTCTTCGGCGGGGCGGGCGGGCAGCACGCCTGCGCGGTCGCCGACGCGCTCGGCATCCGCACGGTGATCGTCCCGCCGATGGCCGGGATGCTCTCCGCCCTCGGCATCGGCCTGGCCGACACCGCCGTGCTGCGCGAGCAGTCGGTGGAGGCCGTGCTGGAGCCCGCCGCCATGCCGCGGATCGAGGAGCTCGCCGAGGAGTTGACCGCGGCCGCCCGCGCCGAACTGCTCGCCGAGGACGTCCCGGAGGACCGCATCCGCACCGTCCGTCGGGCCCATCTGCGCTACGACGGCACGGACACCGCCGTCCCCGTCGACCTCGCCGGCGCGGACGCCATGGCCGCCGCCTTCGAGACCGAACACCGCACGCTGTACTCCTTCCTGATGGACCGTCCGGTCGTGGTGGAGTCGCTGGCCGTGGAGGCCACCGGTCTCACCGACCCGCCCGACCTGGCCTCGCTCGGCGCCGACACCGACCCCGACGCCGGTGCCGGTGCCACTTCGGGGCCGGAGCACGTGCGGCTCTGGACCGGCGGCGGCCGGCAGCGGGCCGCGCTGCTCCGCCGCGAGGAACTCCGGCCCGGGCAGCCGGTGTCGGGCCCGGCCGTGATCACCGAATCCGGCTCCACCACCGTCGTCGACCCCGGCTGGCGGGCCACCCGCAGCCCGCTCGGCCACCTGCTGATGGAACGCGCCGCCGCGCCCGAGCCCGCCGACGCCACCGCCGCGGCCGACCCGGTGCTGCTGGAGGTCTTCAACAACCTCTTCATGGCGATCGCCCAACAGATGGGCGCCCGGCTGGAGTCCACCGCCCAGTCGGTCAACATCAAGGAGCGGCTGGACTTCTCCTGCGCGCTCTTCGACCCGGAGGGCAACCTCGTCGCCAACGCCCCGCACATCCCCGTCCACCTCGGCTCGATGGGCACCACCGTCAAGGAGGTGCTGCGCCGCCGCGGCGGCTCCTTCCGCCCCGGCGACGCCTACGCCGTCAACGACCCGTACCACGGCGGCACCCACCTGCCCGACATCACCGTGGTGACGCCGGTCTTCGACCGGGCCGGTGAGCGGATCCTCTTCTTCGTCGCCTCCCGCGGCCACCACGCCGAGATCGGCGGCCTGACACCCGGTTCGATGCCGGCCGCCAGCCGCCGGATCGAGGAGGAGGGCGTGCTCCTCGACGACTGGCTGCTGGTCCAGGACGGCCGGCTGCGCGAGGCCGAGACCCGGCGGCTGCTCACCGCGGGCCGCTATCCGTCGCGCAATCCGGACGCCAACCTCGCCGATCTGCGGGCGCAGATCGCCGCCAACCGCAAGGGAGTCGAGGAGGTCGGCGCGATGATCGACCACTTCGGCCTCGACGTGGTGCAGGCGTACATGCGGCACGTCCAGGACAACGCGGCCGAGGCCGTCCGCCGGGTCGTCGACCGGCTGGAAGAGGGCGGTTGCCGCTACGAGACGGACTCCGGGGCGGTGATCGAGGTCCGGGTGACGGTGGACCGGCGGGCCCGCACCGCCACCGTGGACTTCACCGGCAGCTCGCCGCAGCTCGCCGGCAACCACAACGCGCCCTCGGCGGTGGTCACCGCGGCGGTGCTCTACGTCTTCCGCACCCTGGTCGCCGACGACATCCCGCTGAACGACGGCTGCCTGCGCCCGCTGCGGATCGTGGTGCCGCCCGGCTCCATGCTGGCGCCGGAGCACCCGGCGGCGGTGGTCGCCGGGAACGTCGAGACCTCGCAGGCCCTGGTCGGCGCGCTGTACGCGGCGCTCGGGGTGCAGGCGGAGGGCTCCGGCACGATGAACAACGTCAGCTTCGGCAACCGCCGCCACCAGTACTACGAGACGCTGGGCTCGGGCTCCGGCGCGGGGGAGGGGTTCGACGGCGCCCCGGTCGTCCAGACGCACATGACCAACTCCCGGCTCACCGACCCGGAGGTGCTGGAGTGGCGGCTGCCGGTGCTGCTGGAGGAGTTCGCCGTCCGGCCGGGCAGCGGCGGCGCCGGGCGGTGGCGCGGCGGGGACGGCGCGGTGCGCAGGCTGCGCTTCCGCGAGCCGATGACCGTCAGCCTGCTCACCGGCCACCGCCGCGTCCCACCGTACGGCCTGGCGGGCGGCGCGCCGGGGGCGCTCGGCGCCAACCGGATCGAGCGGGCCGACGGCACGGTCGAGCGGCTGGCCGGCTGCGACGTGGCGGAGGTCGCGGCCGGCGACGTCCTGGTGGTCGAGACCCCGGGCGGCGGTGGGTACGGCACGCCGGAGTGA
- a CDS encoding NAD/NADP transhydrogenase alpha subunit encodes MSAVVLGICRESLPGERRVALVPRAVPAVRELGVDVLVEAGAGTAAGFPDAAYAAAGAALVGGGELAARAHVLAAVRRPPAETVARLHRGQLLLCLLRAWRAPHLVRRWADAGLTLIGTDPPGRPGLPPGRLDAGAGQASLAGYKAVLLAADRLGRELAGGVTEPALVLVLGAGPAGLRAIDTARRLGATVHAYDTGRAAQAAIAAHGGFVLPLGSWDVRRRAAVLSRFEVVVSSTETAPMSIDTAAVRSLRPGSVVVDLVCDADGRSVEPAVAGAERTVGGVLVIGAGDLAAAVPATASTAYAQAVAALLAVLVPDGLLTVDPADPDLTGLLIAHAGTVTDPRTAGLLRDATAAAGLP; translated from the coding sequence ATGTCGGCCGTGGTGTTGGGGATCTGCCGCGAGAGCCTTCCGGGCGAGCGGCGGGTGGCGCTCGTGCCGCGCGCGGTGCCGGCGGTGCGCGAGCTGGGGGTGGACGTCCTCGTCGAGGCCGGGGCGGGCACGGCCGCCGGGTTCCCGGACGCGGCCTACGCGGCGGCGGGCGCCGCACTCGTCGGCGGCGGGGAACTCGCCGCCCGCGCCCACGTGCTGGCCGCGGTACGGCGGCCACCGGCGGAGACCGTCGCCCGACTGCACCGGGGGCAGCTGCTGCTCTGCCTGCTGCGGGCCTGGCGCGCACCGCACCTCGTCCGGCGCTGGGCGGACGCCGGGCTGACCCTGATCGGCACCGACCCGCCCGGGCGGCCCGGCCTGCCGCCCGGACGCCTCGACGCCGGCGCCGGGCAGGCCTCACTGGCCGGGTACAAGGCCGTACTGCTCGCCGCGGACCGCCTGGGCCGGGAGCTCGCGGGCGGCGTCACCGAACCCGCCCTCGTCCTGGTGCTCGGCGCCGGCCCGGCCGGGCTCCGGGCGATCGACACCGCGCGCCGGCTCGGCGCGACCGTCCACGCCTACGACACCGGCCGGGCCGCGCAGGCGGCGATCGCCGCCCACGGCGGGTTCGTGCTGCCGCTCGGCTCGTGGGACGTCCGGCGCCGGGCCGCCGTGCTGTCCCGCTTCGAGGTCGTGGTCAGCAGCACCGAGACCGCGCCGATGTCCATCGACACGGCGGCCGTCCGCTCGCTGCGGCCCGGCTCGGTGGTCGTCGACCTGGTCTGCGACGCCGACGGCCGGAGCGTCGAACCGGCCGTGGCCGGAGCCGAACGCACCGTCGGCGGCGTCCTGGTGATCGGAGCCGGCGACCTGGCCGCCGCGGTGCCGGCCACCGCCTCCACCGCCTACGCGCAGGCGGTGGCCGCCCTGCTCGCCGTCCTCGTCCCCGACGGCCTCCTCACCGTCGACCCCGCCGACCCCGACCTCACCGGCCTGCTGATCGCCCACGCCGGCACCGTCACCGACCCGCGCACCGCCGGACTGCTCCGCGACGCCACCGCCGCCGCGGGCCTGCCGTAG
- a CDS encoding phosphate uptake regulator → MAQHTDLPAAARPTALLGLAEEALRCATAAALTGPGSPPDSAVTAAERALRPLQDALEDDASALLAGAEPQPRGTRALLAEVHLGADVQQLGELARRITEIAAARSTRGPLPADLRTPLGEMAVLGLAMLATAGRSLRDPRADDLAELHGDRTEMARHQARLYARLLDADPPADRTDTVDATLLAGHYDRCAHHALSAARHAALFAGR, encoded by the coding sequence ATGGCCCAGCACACCGACCTGCCGGCCGCCGCCCGGCCCACCGCACTGCTCGGACTCGCCGAGGAGGCGCTGCGGTGCGCCACCGCCGCAGCCCTGACCGGTCCCGGCAGCCCGCCGGACAGCGCCGTGACGGCCGCCGAACGCGCCCTGCGGCCCCTGCAGGACGCCCTGGAGGACGACGCCTCCGCGCTGCTCGCCGGCGCCGAACCGCAGCCGCGCGGCACCCGCGCCCTGCTGGCCGAGGTGCACCTCGGCGCGGACGTCCAGCAGCTCGGCGAACTCGCCCGCCGGATCACCGAGATCGCCGCCGCGCGCAGCACCCGCGGCCCGCTGCCCGCCGACCTGCGGACCCCGCTCGGGGAGATGGCCGTCCTCGGCCTCGCCATGCTCGCCACCGCCGGACGGAGCCTGCGCGACCCCCGCGCCGACGACCTGGCCGAGCTGCACGGCGACCGCACCGAGATGGCCCGCCACCAGGCCCGCCTCTACGCGCGCCTGCTCGACGCCGACCCGCCCGCCGACCGCACCGACACCGTCGACGCCACCCTCCTCGCCGGCCACTACGACCGCTGCGCCCACCACGCCCTCTCCGCCGCCCGCCACGCCGCCCTCTTCGCGGGCCGGTGA